In Gammaproteobacteria bacterium, a single window of DNA contains:
- the serC gene encoding 3-phosphoserine/phosphohydroxythreonine transaminase has product MTNAEWARGGSEYHRVHEKFAKRAVYNFGAGPAMLPREVLQRARDELLDWRGTGVSVMELSHRSDEYMAIAERTECDLRALLDIPSSYKVLFLQGGASSQFAMVPLNLGHDKGSADYVHTGIWSGKAIAEGRRFCRVNVAATSEPVGFTTIPKREKWALDTNAAYFHYTSNETIQGVQFHEIPNVDAVPLVADMTSDILSRPIDVSRFGIIYASAQKNIGPAGLTVVIIRADLIGTAPTGVPRLYQFDTYAKHGSMYNTPPTFSWYMAGLVLEWLKSKGGLSAFGEYNRRKADKLYRAVDDSSLYTNAVDLACRSWMNVPFRLDDEKLERLFLAEANSEGLFALRGHRSVGGIRASIYNAMPEEGVDALVAFMAEFERRHG; this is encoded by the coding sequence ATGACGAATGCGGAGTGGGCCAGGGGCGGCAGTGAATACCATCGCGTTCACGAAAAATTTGCTAAGCGGGCGGTGTACAACTTCGGCGCAGGACCGGCCATGCTCCCCCGGGAGGTTTTGCAGCGCGCCCGCGATGAGCTGTTGGATTGGCGGGGTACCGGCGTCTCGGTAATGGAGTTGAGCCACCGTAGCGATGAGTACATGGCCATCGCTGAGCGTACCGAGTGCGATCTCCGTGCTCTCCTCGATATCCCAAGTAGTTACAAGGTGCTATTTCTGCAGGGCGGCGCGTCGAGCCAGTTCGCCATGGTGCCGTTGAACCTGGGCCATGATAAGGGAAGTGCAGACTATGTTCACACGGGTATTTGGTCGGGGAAAGCCATTGCAGAGGGCCGCCGATTCTGTCGGGTTAATGTAGCGGCCACGTCGGAGCCTGTGGGCTTCACAACGATTCCGAAGCGAGAAAAATGGGCACTCGATACGAACGCCGCGTATTTTCACTACACCTCTAATGAAACCATACAGGGGGTGCAGTTCCACGAGATACCGAACGTCGATGCGGTTCCGTTGGTCGCTGATATGACATCGGACATCCTGTCTCGCCCAATTGATGTTTCACGTTTTGGTATTATCTACGCGAGCGCACAAAAAAACATTGGCCCGGCAGGGCTCACGGTCGTCATTATACGCGCAGATCTAATTGGTACTGCGCCAACGGGCGTCCCGCGCCTCTATCAATTCGATACGTATGCAAAACATGGCTCGATGTACAATACGCCTCCGACCTTTAGCTGGTACATGGCCGGGCTCGTGTTGGAGTGGTTAAAAAGCAAGGGCGGGCTTAGCGCGTTCGGTGAGTACAACCGGCGCAAGGCTGATAAGCTCTACCGCGCCGTTGATGATTCGAGTCTATACACAAACGCCGTTGATCTAGCGTGTCGGTCTTGGATGAATGTGCCTTTTCGTCTCGACGATGAAAAATTGGAGAGGTTATTCTTAGCAGAGGCCAACTCGGAGGGACTCTTTGCACTTAGGGGCCACCGTAGCGTCGGCGGCATTCGAGCCAGCATCTATAATGCCATGCCTGAGGAAGGGGTGGATGCGCTCGTCGCGTTTATGGCGGAGTTTGAGCGGCGTCACGGCTGA